The proteins below come from a single Alligator mississippiensis isolate rAllMis1 chromosome 2, rAllMis1, whole genome shotgun sequence genomic window:
- the GC gene encoding vitamin D-binding protein isoform X1: MKGVLVLLLALSLGHALQRGRDYMRDKICQEFNNLGKNDFRTLTIIMNSKKFSNATFEEISHIVKEMVSLVETCCAEGADPNCYDEGSSALSDKSCDENSPFPMHAGTADCCTHQGLEKKLCLAALHHPPKAFPTYVEPSNEELCDAFKKDPKDFADKFLYEYSSNFGQAPLPLLVASTGSYLSMVSTCCISPSPGICFLKERLERKTVSITTRMANRVCSQLAVYGKEKTKFSSLVMFSQKIPCASFEEILPLAEDAAEVFSKFCNSTTEDSVQKELSEHTTKICSTLSSKDEKFADCCQGKNLMQDYLCIYSLQHAKVTSLPDIDTPTNEQLCSEDRDQNSYRYMFEISRRYTSIPEVFLSKLYDATKKVMDECCRAVDVTGCLNNKKHQGKKEVFQFLEKANELCGEYTNNTFLEFKKRLKDNFQKTMTGATPEYITELVEDRANFASTCCTMNSPPLYCDLKIKAEAGRTCDYGSCRLI, encoded by the exons GTCGTGATTATATGCGAGACAAAATCTGTCAAGAATTCAACAACCTGGGAAAAAATGACTTCCGAACTCT AACAATCATCATGAATAGCAAGAAATTCTCCAATGCTACATTTGAAGAGATCAGTCACATTGTGAAAGAGATGGTCTCCCTTGTAGAAACATGTTGTGCTGAAGGGGCTGATCCCAACTGCTATGATGAGGGG TCTTCAGCACTGTCTGACAAATCCTGTGATGAAAATTCTCCTTTCCCTATGCATGCTGGAACTGCAGACTGCTGTACTCACCAAGGTCTAGAGAAAAAGCTCTGCTTGGCTGCCCTCCATCATCCACCCAAAGCGTTTCCTACTTATGTGGAGCCATCGAATGAAGAACTCTGTGATGCCTTCAAGAAAGATCCCAAGGACTTTGCAGACAA GTTTCTGTACGAGTATTCCAGTAACTTTGGACAAGCCCCTTTGCCGCTGTTAGTAGCTTCTACAGGAAGTTACTTGTCTATGGTTTCAACTTGCTGCATTTCACCAAGCCCAGGTATCTGCTTCTTGAAAGAG AGATTGGAAAGAAAAACTGTCTCAATAACCACTAGAATGGCAAACAGAGTTTGTTCTCAACTTGCAGTATATGGAAAGGAAAAAACCAAGTTCAG CTCTTTAGTCATGTTTTCTCAGAAGATACCATGTGCGTCATTTGAGGAAATTTTACCTCTGGCTGAAGATGCTGCTGAAGTGTTTTCCAAGTTCTGTAATTCAACAACTGAAGACTCTGTGCAGAAGGAG TTATCAGAACACACCACAAAAATCTGCAGCACATTATCATCCAAGGATGAAAAATTTGCTGACTGCTGCCAGGGAAAAAATCTTATGCAAGACTATTTGTGCATATATTCACTACAACACGCTAAAGTTACATCATTGCCTGACATTGATACACCAACAAATGAACAGCTCTGTAGTGAAGACAGGGACCAGAACTCATACAG ATACATGTTTGAGATATCAAGGAGGTACACCAGCATCCCAGAGGTTTTCCTAAGCAAGCTGTATGACGCTACAAAAAAAGTTATGGATGAATGTTGTCGTGCTGTGGATGTCACTGGTTGTCTGAACAACAAG AAGCATCAGGGCAAAAAAGAGGTATTCCAGTTTCTGGAAAAGGCAAATGAGCTTTGTGGAGAATACACTAACAATACTTTCCTGGAATTCAAGAAGAG ACTAAAAGACAACTTCCAGAAGACTATGACTGGTGCCACCCCAGAGTATATTACAGAGCTGGTAGAGGACAGAGCTAACTTCGCCTCCACGTGCTGCACTATGAACTCACCTCCATTGTACTGTGACTTGAAG ATTAAGGCTGAAGCTGGGCGCACATGTGACTATGGGTCCTGCAGGTTGATCTAG
- the GC gene encoding vitamin D-binding protein isoform X2 — protein MRDKICQEFNNLGKNDFRTLTIIMNSKKFSNATFEEISHIVKEMVSLVETCCAEGADPNCYDEGSSALSDKSCDENSPFPMHAGTADCCTHQGLEKKLCLAALHHPPKAFPTYVEPSNEELCDAFKKDPKDFADKFLYEYSSNFGQAPLPLLVASTGSYLSMVSTCCISPSPGICFLKERLERKTVSITTRMANRVCSQLAVYGKEKTKFSSLVMFSQKIPCASFEEILPLAEDAAEVFSKFCNSTTEDSVQKELSEHTTKICSTLSSKDEKFADCCQGKNLMQDYLCIYSLQHAKVTSLPDIDTPTNEQLCSEDRDQNSYRYMFEISRRYTSIPEVFLSKLYDATKKVMDECCRAVDVTGCLNNKKHQGKKEVFQFLEKANELCGEYTNNTFLEFKKRLKDNFQKTMTGATPEYITELVEDRANFASTCCTMNSPPLYCDLKIKAEAGRTCDYGSCRLI, from the exons ATGCGAGACAAAATCTGTCAAGAATTCAACAACCTGGGAAAAAATGACTTCCGAACTCT AACAATCATCATGAATAGCAAGAAATTCTCCAATGCTACATTTGAAGAGATCAGTCACATTGTGAAAGAGATGGTCTCCCTTGTAGAAACATGTTGTGCTGAAGGGGCTGATCCCAACTGCTATGATGAGGGG TCTTCAGCACTGTCTGACAAATCCTGTGATGAAAATTCTCCTTTCCCTATGCATGCTGGAACTGCAGACTGCTGTACTCACCAAGGTCTAGAGAAAAAGCTCTGCTTGGCTGCCCTCCATCATCCACCCAAAGCGTTTCCTACTTATGTGGAGCCATCGAATGAAGAACTCTGTGATGCCTTCAAGAAAGATCCCAAGGACTTTGCAGACAA GTTTCTGTACGAGTATTCCAGTAACTTTGGACAAGCCCCTTTGCCGCTGTTAGTAGCTTCTACAGGAAGTTACTTGTCTATGGTTTCAACTTGCTGCATTTCACCAAGCCCAGGTATCTGCTTCTTGAAAGAG AGATTGGAAAGAAAAACTGTCTCAATAACCACTAGAATGGCAAACAGAGTTTGTTCTCAACTTGCAGTATATGGAAAGGAAAAAACCAAGTTCAG CTCTTTAGTCATGTTTTCTCAGAAGATACCATGTGCGTCATTTGAGGAAATTTTACCTCTGGCTGAAGATGCTGCTGAAGTGTTTTCCAAGTTCTGTAATTCAACAACTGAAGACTCTGTGCAGAAGGAG TTATCAGAACACACCACAAAAATCTGCAGCACATTATCATCCAAGGATGAAAAATTTGCTGACTGCTGCCAGGGAAAAAATCTTATGCAAGACTATTTGTGCATATATTCACTACAACACGCTAAAGTTACATCATTGCCTGACATTGATACACCAACAAATGAACAGCTCTGTAGTGAAGACAGGGACCAGAACTCATACAG ATACATGTTTGAGATATCAAGGAGGTACACCAGCATCCCAGAGGTTTTCCTAAGCAAGCTGTATGACGCTACAAAAAAAGTTATGGATGAATGTTGTCGTGCTGTGGATGTCACTGGTTGTCTGAACAACAAG AAGCATCAGGGCAAAAAAGAGGTATTCCAGTTTCTGGAAAAGGCAAATGAGCTTTGTGGAGAATACACTAACAATACTTTCCTGGAATTCAAGAAGAG ACTAAAAGACAACTTCCAGAAGACTATGACTGGTGCCACCCCAGAGTATATTACAGAGCTGGTAGAGGACAGAGCTAACTTCGCCTCCACGTGCTGCACTATGAACTCACCTCCATTGTACTGTGACTTGAAG ATTAAGGCTGAAGCTGGGCGCACATGTGACTATGGGTCCTGCAGGTTGATCTAG